The sequence gatgtagtgtgtgtgtgtatgtatatatatatatatatatatatatatatatatatatatatatatatatataatgtatgtgtgtatgtatgtatgtatgtatgtgtgtatgtatgtatatatatgtatgtgtatatatatatatgtgtgtgtatatatatatatatatatatatatctttatattataacggtacatatttttgcttttcttagacttgtaaataatttctattgcactttcttgctgtgatgcatgttcaccttattttgcctctctgtactttattctataacaagagctgctgtaacaagtgaatttctccactgtgagataataaagtctaatctaatctaatctaatctaatacaaaacaaaagcttCCTGTAGTcgtgtgtatatttatattttacacagagatGTCAGCAAGGTGATGAAGATGTCTTCTGAACTCTCTTCATCATCACATTAAGGAGTGAACACCAATATCAATATGTCAAAAATAAATTAGTCAATACTGAACTCCTCCATCCTCAGGTTTTTTCTGCCAGCCTCTCCACCTCTACGTCCTCCTCTGGTCAGAGCTCAGCAGCCCTGCAGCAGGTACGTATCCGAGGTCTTTTAAGATGATGAAGGTCTGGTCTAGccccccacctccaccccctcgCCTCACTCCTTCATGCTTCATCATTCTCCATGGTGACTATTTATCTGAATAATGAGCATCCATGTTGAGGGGCTGGATGTAAACGTCTCCTTTATCCCTGAAAGAAAAGGAGATTTTTATGTCTGCAGAATGGAGAAAGTTTAGAGACGAGATCATGTGACCTGATAAAAACCATCTATAACAGCTATTAAACTGAAAGTCCTCAGATTTCACTGCAGTTATAATTCATGTTCATATTCTTGACTATTTtagttgatgtgtgtgtgtgtgttgtaggactgtgtgtgtttgcagcagctgtgtgaccTCCTAGAAGCATACGTGAGGTGGAAACAGGTGGAGAAAGTCTTCTGGACCTGGATGGTGGGTTAATTAACACATTATCTGTAGCCTGGTTTCTGTGTGACAGAAAACAGTGACATAGAGGTAGTAAACTGAACCAACCAGCAGAATAAAGATGGATGGAAATCGATATTTTCTGAAAGCATCCCGACCAGCAGCGGAGTCGACTGGCTCTTAACCAAAAGGCAGCAAAGCTTCTGGAGGTTTGATCTGGTCTGGTGCCATCAGGTTGCTGATATTCGTTAATAAGGAgaacaaaaatgtacatttttaaaacaaattaatgcaTTTTGACCCCAGTTAACCTCTTGGATAACATAGGAAAGAAACACGAGTGTAGATAATTTACTGTGCTAAGGGTCTCTGCTATCACACGGCCACCTCTGAAGTCGAAACATGAACCAGCTATTTGGACCGTTCCAATTTCACTcagaaaagaaactaaaatttCTTTGactaaaaattaattttagaaagagagaagaaaatattGCAGCAGCTTTGTGACCTTTTttcctcggggacccccttcatgcatatactaaaatgccatggaccccctgctccaccctgggCTGAAACCAAGCTGGTTTTAggttttcaaaagtgagattctcaccataaactATGtcttctggttgagtcctgtcctttgataaagacAAAGGTAAATGAACAagatatagccttactttttgttttcttaaaataggggcaatttgtggacattaatcacaatggctctaatgaTCAAAGCcccagggaccccctgtgctttTTGGGGGAccacaggttgggaaccacatGAGGTGCTTCTATGACTCTGAACTGGATTCTAATTATATCTTTAATCAAACAATTTAGTTTATTCTTATGCGCAGTCGGTTAAATAGTTATTTCATattcagagaataaaaacacaagttatttcAGTAAAGtcattagataccaatagaaactgtttttaatgaggtatcttttaaacatgttcttcacatttttaattcttAACTTGCTAAACTCATTTTAGttaacataaataatttacatgTACTTTTATAAACTGTAGGTGTTTATAAAAGTATGAACCAGCTGAAAGTATGACCACGAATGAAAGCCTTTATGTTGAATGTCATCACTTACAGCACTGCATCatatatgttatttatttatttattatttctaataCAAGAAAACAGAGAAGTAAAAACAAGCAGTTATTCCGCTTGCTCCACTGATCAGACGCTCATGTGGCACATGTCATGCTGTTAACAGTTATGAGTTTTAAAAAGCTTATAAggttttttaataaagaattaattaaaaacaattttcagACGTTGACATATTTTTACAGTTCGTCATGTTTTGCTGGTTTTTGTAAACCTCTCTCCCTCCAGCAGTCAGCTGATGTGATGCTAACCAccagtgtgtgttggtgtgtgtagGACAGTGTGGTGGACTGCCATCTGGCCGATCTTCATGTCAAGAGGTCTTCACAAGCACCCGGTGGGAGTCCAAAAGGGTGTCACCATGGAGACAGAGGGCTGCAGAAACTGGACGAAATGCTGATGAGACTGCCGACAGATCAGGTGTGTAACACACACTTGATTGTCTTCACGCTCATCCATGTGGATCCAGACAAGTCCAGAGACTGGACATAATGGTCGTCTTCTTTCATCTGTTCACAGGAAGCACAGAGACGCAGAGGATGTGCTGACAGAGGAGAGAGTTTACAGGATGCGATCGCCCCctccctgcctcctcctccttcctctctcccCACCCTACCATCGTTCCCTCCGGTCTGTCGAGCCAGGCTGCAGCCTGAGAAGCCTGTTGCACCCCGCTGTTGCCTCACAGAGGGCCCCCATGGCGAGGTCCAGGCTCCTCATGAGCTCCCAGCATCTCAGGCTGCAGAGCGTCTGCTTCATGCCGAgtctgtgctgctgcagcagagggACAGGCAGAGACTGGCCAACAGGATGCAGCTGCAGGACCTGATCGGCAGGCTGGATGAGCTGCTGTTGATCCCTCTGTAGATTTTCTAACTGAAGATTCAGATCCCAATGACTGTCGTATTTATGACTCTTCAAGTTTGACACATGGCTGAAGCTTTTGTAACAGACACTGTGATGTTTAAGATTACACTTCTGTTTTGGAAATGCatccaataaaaatgttttctctttatttagcAAAATGTTACTTTACATTTAGAATCTGATATGCtgccagttttattttatttttatttgttttgtttttaatattcagGCTTATGAACTCACCactcactttatcaggtccactttctagtaccgggttggaccctttttcctccagaactgccttcattcctggtgtgatagatgaagcaggtggtggaaaccttcctcagaggttttctccatatcaacatgacagcatcacacagttgctgcaggtttgtcggctgcatccatgatgagaatctcccgttccaccacatcccaaagctgctctactggactgagatctggtggctgtggaggccgttggagtccagtgaactcatcgtcatgttctagaaagcaggtggagatgatctgagctttgtgacatggtgcattatcctgctggaagtagcatcagaagatgctccactgtggtcataatgggatggacatggtcagtaacaatactcaggtaggctgtgctggttaaaccaggccacgttggtactaaggggcccaaagtggaccaagagaATACcacccccaccattacaccagcagcagcctgagatGGTtcgtggaaatcccagtaaatactcagaccaacaaccatgccacattcaaagtcacttaaatctcctttcttcctcattctgatgctcagtttgaacttcagcatgtcgtcttcaccacgtctacgtgactacatgctgccatgtgattggctgattagacaTTTGCGTTAACAAGcagctgaacaggtggagctagTGAGTGTATTCCTGTTCTTCTGGCACTAACTGCTCAGTTAAATGCAGTGAAAATGACCCAACAAATCATAAGTTAATCAGCAGCTTCATCAGCACCTCAGGCTAAAGTCAAACAGGAGACCCGGACATTGgaaatgtttacatatttagtAATTCACCAAGTTGAATAacaccaacttttttttatttatttatcaagaaCAAGGAACTCATTTCAAGTTAACATCTCTGCTTTCATTTACACTGAAAAGATAAACAGTTCTGATCAGAGATGGAATAAAATGatacaagaaacagtttttgATGCTGGATAATCCTGGAGATTCAAACGGCTCCTTGCAGGTGGTGCATTCACTGGCTTCTTCTGATCTTTGGCATCATCAAGAATTGACCACCAGCAGTTTCTGCATGTATGAGTTGAGCCACTTTTGTCTCTCCATGGATGTCAGGAGCTTACTCTTCTCCCTGAAGGCAGCATCatctgccaccaccatgttccTCTTCACCACCCGGGCTCCTTCAGACGTCCACTCAGCaggccacacaccctccatgctGAACACAGAGGACGAGGTTACAAAAAAATGAGCCGGTTTATTTAACCGAGGTGTTTGTGTGCAGATAGAAAGGAGAAGAAATATGACTAGATACCTTAAGGCCTTTGTTACTTTTGGGCTGAGCCTCTACAGTTTAACAGTTACCTGGCCTCCGTCCGCTGTGGGGCGAAGAGCCACGCCTCCCTCATCAGCCCCGCCTTGCTGTCTGCGGATGCTCTGAGGCTGGGTGCTGACATCATTTGGATGTTCCAGTCATGGAGGGAGATGGAGGGGAAAAGAACGTCCCAGTCGCCTCGTTTTGGTTCATCAGGGTCGTCAGGACCTCTGGAATCAGATGAGATGACTAAAATCAGTTCATTCAAAGAAACGCAGCGCTTTGATTAGAAAACTGAGCTTAAcaagtaaaatgataaaactaaaTGTTCATGTTTCAGCTGTcaagaaatatttttgtttgtttatttgctcaGGACTCAGAATCTTAGTGAGTTTAACGAGATTTGCTGAAACCCACCTGAGAGGTAGTCGAGTCTGAGGGAAGCTGGATGTAACTGAGGTCATTCCCAGGATGCAAAGCAGCAGGAAGGACATGCGGGGGAAAGCAGGAAGCTCAGACatcctaaaaaaagaaagaaagaagtcaGACATATTCCGTTAGTTGAGTTTTTATTCTTCAAACTGATTAGAAATGACTGCTCAGTTGTTTTCagacttcagatttttttctcttagttGCAGCTTCCACAAATTTCAGTGAGGAAGTCAAGAaactgcagaagaagagaaagttCTGGAAAAAGTCCAGTCCACTGTGTCTGGACCCATTATGTATCTAAGACATGAGGAGaaatcagtattttttttatttaaattttattttattttttttaaattttatttaaattttattttatttatcaaagtcTTATTAGTGCCACTTTAATCCATTTAAGATCGATTCAGATGTatactactgttcaaaagtttggggtcacttccctattgaatcccatggcaaagtgaccccaaacttttgaactgtAGTGTAATTTTATCTTCTGATGTCagatttattctattttattgtaaaaagaCCTCTCATTATTTAAGTGCCCACCACCTTGACTAACCCCTCTCTACCTGAACTTTAGTAATAAATAATTTGGACATCCCTAATTCCCCCCTTATCTTGTCCCTCCTTAAATGATgcaagaggaggaggtgaggaggaAACACAAAGAATTAAGGAGACGTCTTTACCAAAGAGCCATGATGTACATGGTTTTGTATACATTTCTGCTTTATCGtataattacaataatttaatttataaacatttttaataatgtgtgaCATGATGTGACGTCTGCAGAATACACCTGAACATCCTGCCTTTAGCTCCTCTGGCAGATCCAACCTCCTCAGGTGGGTTTAGGAATTAAGACATTTTTCTCTGATGTTGAGATTCCAGGCAGGAGGAAGCAGAAGCAAGGAGACGAGGAGGTGCACTGTCCTCGTCTCCTCTGCTGACATCTCTGATGGGAGATGCTAAGATGTTACGAGATGAGTCAAGTGTTTGAACTGGGAAGTGAAATAAAGTGAGAATGAGATTACATCTGGACATCAGGAGCCGTTTAGCAACTGAAACCTCATTTAAAATGTGGAGCTGAGATCAGTTTCTGGGTCAGAGTaggaggatggaggagatgaggaggaggaggctctAAAGCAACAGCAGCGAGGCAGGTCTCCACATCGCTTCgtttaaatacaagaaataagaagcaaaggaaaataaaataaaaaagtatctccaaatcaatcatttatttcctttatgaacttttaaaaacatagaGCTACATtagttcatttatatttatgatatttatctaatttttttcatttagagtTTGTTTCACAGGCATAATTATTATTGACTTATTTAGTGTTGATTGCAGAATGAAAAGATACTGGTTGAATTAAAGAAAGCAAAGTAAAAACTGATGTTTATGATACATTATCGTATGTCATTCTCTCCAGATAACTTATATAGGTACTGTATATAGATATATCTTACTTTTTCCTttcctatctatctatctatctatctatctatctatctatctatctatctatctatctatctatctatctataataaaaagaaatgaagatgaATTAAAccctttaactttattttctgtgattttttttttgtcttaaactTTCcagttttaaactttaaagtaagaaatatttttattcctcGTGGAACAACTTGTGATGTTCATtatgaatgaaaataactgGAGGTCAGACAGAATAAACGGTTTCCGTGCAGGTGTGCTGGTCTGATGAAACTTACCTGCTTCTCGGAGGGACTAGAGTCTGTCGGTCTGTTGGAAGCAAGCAGCTTCTGAAGTTTGGAGCTCCAGTCGCCTCCACAGAAACGATGATGAACAACCAGAGGAAAAATGGAGATTCTACGAACGTCTTCCTGTTTGTTGCTCCTCCTGTTTACCTATtttctaaaaacacattttaattgaacttttgttgttgctgctgagcTGCGTGCAGGTGGAAGGTGGTCGAACGCCACCACTGCTCTGTCTTTTATACCTCCACATCCCCCCTGTCCCATTAACACCCTCCC comes from Melanotaenia boesemani isolate fMelBoe1 chromosome 20, fMelBoe1.pri, whole genome shotgun sequence and encodes:
- the pth2 gene encoding tuberoinfundibular peptide of 39 residues: MSELPAFPRMSFLLLCILGMTSVTSSFPQTRLPLRGPDDPDEPKRGDWDVLFPSISLHDWNIQMMSAPSLRASADSKAGLMREAWLFAPQRTEASMEGVWPAEWTSEGARVVKRNMVVADDAAFREKSKLLTSMERQKWLNSYMQKLLVVNS
- the tedc1 gene encoding tubulin epsilon and delta complex protein 1 — its product is MQRSKAAVSVEVKQVIEALCRLLAAAGLDAVPPPEAFRRAKFGHGPEEDQFWKLLANILQTTGVVSSETSAQIRGGHRKLVTAGLWQTGYHADWMYRKEGGEGGEDGGSFSSRDLLLALGWLLAAGTLDKLLAQRLQQLDKTLISALPAKWEFSSEFQMDETSLRRLQWLIGSLRHQGRTLLSMIHERTRALHAVFSASLSTSTSSSGQSSAALQQDCVCLQQLCDLLEAYVRWKQVEKVFWTWMDSVVDCHLADLHVKRSSQAPGGSPKGCHHGDRGLQKLDEMLMRLPTDQEAQRRRGCADRGESLQDAIAPSLPPPPSSLPTLPSFPPVCRARLQPEKPVAPRCCLTEGPHGEVQAPHELPASQAAERLLHAESVLLQQRDRQRLANRMQLQDLIGRLDELLLIPL